The following are encoded in a window of Geobacter metallireducens GS-15 genomic DNA:
- a CDS encoding acyl-CoA dehydrogenase: protein MANLLVDERDVKFALFEQLKVQDLCASDRFSGWNEKVLGLLLSEASKFAEKVLFPLNIEGDKVGARFEGGEVYSVPGTAEAYQSFVENGWLTACEEETLGGQGLPHVIKNAAHEMFFAANFPFMCYVNLTHDAAKLIELFGSEQQKSQYLHKMYGGEWLGTMALTEPAAGSDVGNIEFKATRNTDGTYSLVGQKIFITNGDSDVCENTVHMVLARIEGDPAGTKGLSIFIVPKFKINSDGSLGEANDVKCIGIEHKMGIKASPTTTMSFGEKGCCTGYLLGKEQDGIKIMFHMMNASRLEVGMWGQGTCSVSYMHALRYALERRQGQSIADPDSGQVPIIHHPDIRRTLLMMKSYIQGMRAMLYYCGYAMDRMAVVDNEEEKKKLQGIVDLLIPLCKAYPTEKGVEFASHAIQVYGGYGYTQEYPVEQFMRDSKVACIFEGTTGIQAMDLALRKIRMKKGQVFAEFLKDMDGMVNRAAELPGLKKHIEQFERTKSALAGIPAHLAEGAEANGVHYSYLKATPFLEAFGDVVVAWFLLWGAVVAHGQLEELFLKKKLEDAESRKSFIQKNTDAAFLDGKIRSAQFFIGNILPVTDGKIAALAWGDVSAWEAVDKSF, encoded by the coding sequence ATGGCAAATCTGTTAGTCGATGAACGTGATGTGAAATTCGCCCTTTTTGAGCAGTTAAAAGTCCAGGACCTGTGTGCGTCCGACCGTTTTTCCGGATGGAACGAGAAAGTCCTGGGATTGCTGCTTTCAGAGGCGAGCAAGTTTGCCGAAAAGGTGTTGTTCCCGCTGAATATCGAAGGGGACAAGGTCGGTGCCCGCTTTGAGGGGGGAGAAGTTTATTCGGTTCCCGGTACGGCAGAGGCTTACCAGAGCTTCGTTGAGAACGGCTGGCTCACTGCTTGCGAAGAGGAGACCCTTGGCGGCCAGGGACTCCCCCATGTCATCAAGAATGCGGCCCATGAGATGTTCTTTGCCGCCAACTTCCCGTTCATGTGCTACGTCAACCTTACTCACGATGCCGCCAAACTCATTGAACTTTTCGGCTCGGAACAGCAGAAGAGTCAGTATCTGCACAAGATGTACGGGGGTGAGTGGCTCGGCACGATGGCCCTGACGGAACCTGCGGCGGGTTCGGACGTGGGGAACATCGAGTTCAAGGCGACGAGAAACACGGATGGTACCTATTCGCTGGTTGGTCAGAAGATATTCATTACCAACGGCGACAGCGACGTGTGTGAGAACACGGTACATATGGTTCTAGCCAGGATTGAAGGGGATCCGGCGGGGACCAAGGGGTTGTCGATCTTTATTGTTCCCAAATTCAAGATCAATTCTGACGGATCTCTAGGGGAGGCGAACGACGTCAAGTGTATTGGCATCGAACACAAGATGGGGATCAAGGCATCGCCGACCACTACCATGTCGTTTGGCGAAAAGGGGTGCTGCACTGGCTACCTCCTTGGCAAGGAGCAGGATGGCATCAAGATCATGTTCCACATGATGAATGCCTCGCGGCTCGAGGTGGGGATGTGGGGCCAGGGGACCTGCTCGGTTTCCTACATGCATGCACTGAGGTACGCCCTGGAGAGACGGCAGGGTCAGAGTATCGCTGATCCGGATTCCGGACAGGTTCCGATTATTCACCATCCTGATATTCGTCGTACGCTCCTCATGATGAAATCGTACATTCAGGGGATGCGGGCGATGCTCTATTACTGCGGCTACGCCATGGACCGGATGGCAGTCGTCGACAACGAGGAAGAGAAAAAGAAGCTGCAGGGGATTGTCGATTTGCTGATACCGCTCTGCAAGGCTTACCCCACGGAGAAGGGGGTGGAATTCGCTTCCCACGCCATCCAGGTATATGGGGGATACGGTTATACCCAGGAGTATCCGGTCGAACAGTTCATGCGGGATTCCAAAGTTGCCTGCATTTTCGAGGGGACAACGGGAATACAGGCAATGGACCTGGCTTTGCGTAAGATCAGGATGAAAAAGGGGCAGGTCTTTGCGGAATTCCTGAAGGATATGGATGGGATGGTAAACCGTGCAGCAGAACTGCCCGGCTTGAAGAAGCATATCGAGCAGTTCGAGCGCACGAAATCAGCTCTGGCGGGTATACCGGCCCACCTTGCCGAAGGGGCCGAAGCAAACGGAGTGCACTATTCCTATCTCAAGGCGACCCCTTTCCTGGAGGCCTTCGGGGATGTGGTTGTGGCGTGGTTTCTCCTTTGGGGCGCAGTGGTTGCGCACGGGCAACTCGAGGAACTGTTTCTCAAGAAGAAGCTTGAAGATGCGGAGAGCAGGAAGTCATTCATTCAGAAGAACACGGACGCTGCCTTTCTGGACGGAAAAATCAGGAGCGCCCAGTTCTTTATCGGCAATATCCTGCCGGTCACCGACGGCAAAATAGCCGCTCTTGCCTGGGGCGACGTCTCGGCCTGGGAGGCGGTGGACAAATCGTTTTGA
- a CDS encoding enoyl-CoA hydratase/isomerase family protein has translation MSYEAIMLERNGAVGVLTFNRPEVLNAYNRTLAADIITGFNELVADKSVRAIVLTGAGKAFMAGADINMVNGWTKLGNAAKIKEDLRQLVNPNMIEDCPKPTIAAVNGLAFGMGCELAMACDFRIAAEKAQFGQPEVKLGIIPGAGGSQRLRELVGPTRALEMISTGDPIDAQEAYRIGLVNQVVPRDELMEAVNAFAGRLIDKGAVVLDICKKLVYEGGDLPLRGGIDYEQDQFCKILLTADAQEGTLAFLEKRKPVFNKG, from the coding sequence ATGAGTTATGAAGCAATCATGCTGGAGCGTAACGGAGCAGTTGGAGTTCTGACTTTTAATCGGCCAGAGGTATTGAATGCATACAACCGGACCCTTGCCGCAGATATTATAACGGGATTCAACGAGCTTGTAGCGGACAAATCGGTGAGGGCAATCGTATTGACCGGTGCCGGCAAGGCGTTCATGGCCGGTGCGGACATCAATATGGTCAATGGCTGGACCAAGTTGGGGAATGCCGCAAAGATCAAGGAGGATCTCAGGCAACTGGTCAATCCGAATATGATAGAGGATTGTCCCAAGCCGACCATTGCTGCAGTAAACGGTCTTGCCTTTGGCATGGGATGCGAGCTTGCCATGGCCTGTGATTTTCGGATTGCAGCAGAAAAAGCCCAATTCGGCCAGCCCGAGGTAAAGCTCGGCATCATTCCCGGTGCAGGGGGGAGCCAGCGTCTGCGGGAACTTGTCGGGCCGACCAGGGCGCTGGAGATGATTTCCACCGGCGACCCCATTGATGCCCAGGAGGCCTACAGGATTGGCCTTGTCAACCAGGTGGTCCCCCGCGATGAGTTGATGGAGGCGGTCAACGCGTTTGCCGGCAGGCTGATCGACAAGGGAGCGGTAGTGCTGGATATCTGCAAGAAGCTGGTCTACGAAGGGGGTGATCTACCTCTCCGTGGGGGGATCGATTACGAGCAGGACCAGTTCTGCAAAATCCTCCTGACAGCAGATGCACAGGAAGGGACTCTGGCCTTCCTGGAAAAGCGCAAGCCGGTCTTCAACAAGGGTTAG
- a CDS encoding thiolase family protein encodes MKLRKLEADFMEEAVIVGAARTAIGDFMGALKDVSAVDLGIAAVQGALKKAGIGPELVEEVVGGMIYKAGAKGNPARQVQLKTGIPLEGAATTVEQLCGSAMRALEIASQQILLGKTSVGVAVGMESMSQAPYLLLNARQGLRLGSDSIEDHLLHDALIDAFSGTHMGITAENLAEKYGISREEQDDLALLSHQRAVAAAESGKFRAEIVPVEVKSRKGTIVIDTDEHPRADMSREKLAALRPAFKKDGTVTAGNASSINDGAAALVLMTARRARELGVSPIARIRATASFGVAPEIMGIGPAYAIPKALKYADLQMKDIDYFEINEAFAAQFLAVNRELNIDLSRVNANGSGIALGHPVGCTGIRIIVTMLEEMKRRQGRYGVASLCVGGGPAMATVIEMI; translated from the coding sequence GTGAAACTACGCAAACTGGAGGCCGATTTCATGGAAGAAGCAGTCATAGTCGGAGCAGCCCGTACGGCGATTGGAGATTTCATGGGGGCACTCAAGGATGTGTCCGCGGTGGATCTGGGCATTGCTGCCGTTCAGGGGGCCTTGAAAAAGGCCGGGATTGGTCCGGAACTGGTGGAAGAGGTTGTCGGGGGGATGATCTACAAGGCAGGAGCCAAGGGGAACCCGGCGCGCCAGGTCCAGCTCAAGACGGGAATACCTCTCGAGGGGGCAGCCACTACGGTGGAGCAGTTGTGCGGGTCAGCCATGCGGGCACTGGAAATCGCCTCGCAGCAGATACTCCTTGGGAAGACGTCTGTAGGTGTTGCTGTAGGGATGGAGAGCATGTCCCAGGCTCCCTATCTGCTCCTCAATGCCCGTCAGGGCCTGCGCCTCGGTTCAGATTCTATCGAGGATCATCTTCTGCACGATGCGTTGATCGATGCTTTCAGCGGTACGCACATGGGGATAACCGCTGAGAACCTGGCGGAGAAATACGGCATTTCCCGCGAGGAACAGGATGATCTGGCTTTGTTGAGCCATCAGCGGGCCGTTGCGGCCGCGGAGTCAGGGAAATTCAGGGCTGAAATCGTGCCGGTGGAAGTGAAGAGTCGCAAGGGGACCATCGTCATCGACACCGATGAGCATCCCCGGGCGGACATGAGCCGGGAGAAGCTGGCCGCCCTGAGACCGGCATTCAAAAAAGATGGCACGGTCACGGCGGGCAACGCTTCGAGCATCAACGATGGTGCTGCCGCGCTTGTGCTCATGACAGCAAGGCGGGCCAGGGAGCTTGGGGTGAGCCCCATTGCCCGGATACGGGCTACGGCTTCCTTCGGTGTTGCACCGGAGATCATGGGAATCGGGCCGGCCTATGCCATTCCCAAGGCTTTGAAATATGCCGACCTGCAGATGAAAGACATCGACTACTTTGAAATCAACGAAGCCTTTGCGGCCCAATTTCTGGCCGTGAATCGTGAGCTGAACATCGACCTCTCCCGTGTGAATGCGAACGGGTCGGGGATTGCCCTGGGGCACCCCGTTGGGTGCACGGGGATACGGATCATCGTGACCATGCTGGAAGAGATGAAACGGCGGCAAGGTAGATACGGGGTTGCTTCCCTCTGTGTCGGTGGTGGACCGGCAATGGCAACGGTCATAGAGATGATCTGA
- a CDS encoding 4-hydroxyphenylacetate 3-hydroxylase family protein produces MALRDGNSYRESLRALNIKVYAFGEKIDSIVDHPLFQPHINAAALTFDLAHDPTTEALVTATSHLTGSKISRFTHIHQSTDDLIKKVKMLRLIAGKTGSCYQRCVGWDALNANYTVTYEMDQELGTDYHQRFRRYLEYIQDNDLMVAGAMTDPKGDRGLPPAKQKDPDMFVHVVAKNDKGIVIRGAKVHQTGIVNSHEMLIMPTMAMGEEDGDYAVACALPTDSPGVIHIFGRQTNDTRRLEKGDLDQGNAEYGTVGGEALTILEDVFVPWERVFMCGEYKYAGLLVERFASYHRQNYGGCKAGVSDVIIGATTAMAEYNGAAKASHVRDKIVEMVHLTETLYCGSIACSCEGAPTPSGAYFVNPLLANTVKQNVTRFIYEIARLSHDISGGCMATMPSEKDLHHDEIGKYVEKYFRGVDEAPTEERMRMARLVENMTGGTALVESMHGAGSPQAQRVMILRQANLGHKVKLAKKLAGIKEEK; encoded by the coding sequence ATGGCACTAAGAGATGGGAATTCCTACCGGGAAAGCCTTCGGGCGCTCAATATCAAAGTCTATGCCTTTGGAGAGAAGATTGACAGCATAGTAGATCACCCATTGTTCCAGCCCCATATCAATGCGGCTGCATTGACGTTCGACTTGGCCCATGATCCGACCACGGAAGCGCTCGTCACAGCCACCTCACACCTGACGGGGAGTAAAATCAGCCGCTTCACCCATATCCACCAGAGCACCGACGATCTCATAAAAAAGGTGAAGATGTTGCGGCTTATTGCAGGGAAGACGGGAAGTTGCTACCAGCGCTGTGTGGGGTGGGATGCCCTGAACGCTAACTATACGGTAACCTATGAGATGGACCAGGAGCTTGGTACCGACTATCACCAGCGTTTTAGGCGTTACCTCGAATATATACAGGACAATGACCTGATGGTGGCGGGAGCAATGACCGATCCCAAGGGGGACAGGGGGCTGCCTCCGGCAAAACAGAAAGACCCGGACATGTTCGTGCACGTGGTGGCAAAGAATGACAAGGGGATAGTCATTCGTGGGGCAAAGGTTCACCAGACCGGAATTGTCAATTCCCATGAAATGCTGATTATGCCAACCATGGCCATGGGGGAGGAGGACGGCGACTATGCGGTTGCCTGTGCTCTCCCCACGGATTCCCCCGGTGTCATCCATATCTTTGGTCGTCAAACCAACGATACACGCCGTCTGGAAAAGGGAGACCTTGATCAGGGTAATGCTGAGTATGGAACTGTCGGAGGCGAGGCTTTGACCATACTTGAAGATGTCTTCGTCCCGTGGGAACGCGTCTTCATGTGCGGAGAGTACAAGTATGCGGGGCTGCTGGTTGAGCGTTTCGCGAGCTATCATCGACAGAACTATGGTGGATGCAAGGCAGGCGTGAGCGATGTGATCATCGGCGCAACTACCGCTATGGCAGAGTACAACGGAGCAGCCAAGGCTTCCCACGTGCGTGACAAGATCGTGGAGATGGTCCACCTCACCGAGACCCTTTATTGCGGTTCCATCGCCTGCTCCTGTGAGGGTGCTCCCACGCCGTCAGGGGCCTATTTCGTCAATCCCCTGCTGGCCAATACGGTTAAGCAGAACGTGACCCGTTTCATCTATGAGATTGCACGCCTTTCCCACGATATTTCCGGTGGCTGCATGGCAACCATGCCTTCGGAGAAGGATCTGCACCACGATGAGATCGGCAAATATGTAGAGAAGTATTTCCGGGGGGTGGACGAAGCTCCCACTGAAGAGCGCATGCGGATGGCCCGGCTCGTTGAAAATATGACGGGCGGCACGGCTTTGGTGGAAAGCATGCATGGTGCCGGCTCTCCCCAGGCGCAGAGAGTCATGATCCTCCGCCAGGCAAATCTCGGCCATAAGGTAAAGCTTGCCAAGAAACTGGCCGGCATAAAGGAAGAAAAATAG
- a CDS encoding TetR/AcrR family transcriptional regulator — MENTYDKLITAAIELMNIEGYPGASIGMLASKVGISKSTVIHYFKSKEGILLAILENFLPGYIDAFKPVLKDPDMDGVEKLHKFLHFHMKLVVERRDVLTINLRDTKYLTGKNKVIYQNQQRLYEEQVVKIIEQIQKEGHGLFRGLKPSITAKAILGMCNYATIWYKEDDRLSIEDLAEHFFAILTRGK, encoded by the coding sequence ATGGAAAATACCTACGACAAACTGATTACGGCTGCGATCGAATTGATGAATATTGAGGGGTATCCCGGTGCATCCATCGGCATGCTTGCCTCCAAAGTCGGTATTTCCAAAAGTACGGTGATCCATTATTTCAAAAGCAAAGAAGGGATTCTTCTTGCCATACTGGAAAATTTCCTCCCCGGATATATTGATGCTTTCAAACCGGTACTTAAAGATCCCGATATGGATGGGGTTGAAAAACTGCACAAATTCCTTCACTTCCATATGAAACTGGTGGTTGAAAGGAGGGATGTGTTAACGATCAATCTAAGGGATACCAAATACCTGACAGGTAAAAACAAAGTTATTTACCAGAATCAACAACGGCTCTATGAAGAGCAGGTAGTGAAGATTATCGAACAAATCCAGAAGGAGGGGCATGGTTTGTTCAGAGGGTTAAAGCCTTCCATTACCGCGAAGGCGATCCTGGGCATGTGTAACTATGCCACCATCTGGTACAAGGAGGACGACCGGTTAAGCATAGAAGACCTTGCAGAGCACTTCTTTGCCATTTTGACCAGAGGTAAGTAG
- a CDS encoding glucose 1-dehydrogenase, protein MGRVEGKVAIVTGAASGLGAASARLLAREGARVVITDINVKDGQALANSLGEGAIFLRHDVSDEAQWVAIIEQTLSRFGRLDILVNNAGVVVVADVEHTTVEDWRFVNAVGTDGTFFGCKHAIPAMRRSGGGSIVNLSSLAGIGGYPLVFAYSASKGAIRAMTKSVAVHCAQNKYNIRCNSIHPGGILTPLVEGFIKSAVGTADASMDKARDLFSKLGEPDDVAYMVLYLASDESKFVSGSEFIIDNTATITEGVVPT, encoded by the coding sequence ATGGGAAGAGTCGAGGGAAAGGTAGCAATTGTCACTGGTGCAGCATCTGGCTTAGGGGCTGCCAGTGCACGGCTTCTTGCGCGCGAGGGAGCAAGGGTCGTAATTACGGATATCAATGTAAAAGATGGTCAGGCGTTGGCTAATTCACTAGGTGAAGGAGCGATCTTTCTGCGGCATGATGTCAGTGACGAGGCGCAGTGGGTTGCCATTATCGAGCAGACGTTGTCACGCTTCGGACGCCTGGACATCTTGGTTAATAACGCGGGTGTGGTGGTTGTGGCTGATGTTGAACACACGACAGTGGAAGATTGGCGTTTTGTCAATGCCGTCGGCACGGACGGTACATTCTTCGGTTGCAAGCATGCCATACCAGCAATGCGAAGATCGGGGGGAGGATCTATCGTCAATCTGTCATCCCTTGCCGGCATCGGCGGCTATCCCCTTGTGTTTGCCTATTCCGCTTCCAAGGGGGCGATTCGTGCCATGACCAAATCCGTTGCTGTCCATTGTGCCCAGAATAAATACAATATCCGGTGCAACTCCATTCATCCGGGGGGGATCCTCACCCCCTTGGTTGAAGGATTTATCAAGTCGGCGGTTGGTACTGCGGATGCAAGTATGGACAAAGCACGGGACCTGTTTTCCAAGTTGGGTGAGCCTGATGATGTTGCCTACATGGTCTTGTACCTGGCGTCGGACGAGTCTAAGTTTGTGAGCGGCTCCGAGTTCATCATTGATAACACGGCAACAATTACCGAGGGAGTAGTGCCGACGTAG
- a CDS encoding amidohydrolase family protein: MHISRYVTFDAHVHVMSRSRLESGWRWLQQQCHDDVRTTGKPPTPKSLMADLAGSGIQGCFNFFFAIFPRTSRVVNEWNDRFCSGNAGVLPFLTLHPHDTSGERSEMLNEFILNRHFAGVKIHSFIQDIRLDAEWMHDVCAFLAKNRRILYLHTGFSATYRNRYHEEEMARDLATLLSAFPGLTVVAAHMFYPRLDLAFRLLNTFPNLYLDTTGLISTLEKGGDVGRWLPSWEEHAERIMFGSDAGLNPASILEEVRLFEELAMSEQALRRIGGETAWRLVEILGLSRDGMKLPLSPANIAKSA, translated from the coding sequence ATGCACATATCACGCTATGTAACCTTTGATGCCCATGTGCACGTGATGAGCCGCAGCCGTCTCGAGAGCGGGTGGCGATGGCTGCAGCAGCAATGTCATGACGATGTGCGGACCACCGGCAAGCCCCCGACCCCGAAGAGCCTCATGGCCGACCTTGCTGGGTCTGGCATCCAAGGGTGCTTCAATTTTTTCTTTGCTATCTTTCCCCGCACATCCCGGGTAGTGAATGAATGGAACGACAGGTTCTGCTCAGGGAACGCCGGGGTACTTCCCTTTCTCACTCTCCACCCCCATGATACCTCTGGTGAGCGCAGTGAGATGCTGAATGAGTTTATCCTCAACCGTCATTTTGCTGGTGTCAAGATCCACTCTTTCATTCAGGACATCCGTCTGGATGCAGAATGGATGCACGATGTCTGTGCCTTTCTGGCAAAGAACCGGCGTATCCTCTATCTCCATACCGGTTTCTCTGCCACTTACCGCAATCGATACCACGAAGAAGAGATGGCCAGAGACCTTGCCACGCTTCTTTCTGCTTTCCCGGGACTAACGGTGGTGGCAGCCCACATGTTCTATCCCCGCCTTGATCTTGCCTTCCGCTTGTTGAACACCTTTCCCAATCTCTATCTGGATACGACAGGGTTGATCTCTACCCTAGAGAAAGGGGGAGATGTGGGAAGGTGGCTCCCTTCCTGGGAGGAGCACGCCGAGCGGATCATGTTCGGGTCTGATGCGGGGCTCAACCCTGCATCGATCCTGGAAGAGGTACGGCTGTTTGAGGAGCTTGCAATGAGTGAACAAGCGCTTCGGCGCATCGGGGGGGAGACGGCGTGGCGGCTGGTAGAAATCCTGGGCCTTTCACGAGATGGTATGAAGTTGCCACTGTCTCCCGCCAACATAGCGAAATCAGCTTGA
- a CDS encoding adenine deaminase has product MAVAGGHREADLYIHNCRVLNIYSGEILADVGVAIAGGRIAYVGTSRGMVGAGTEMIDAEDGLLVPGYVEPHSHFDLIVSLGRMAEAVLPLGTTTVVNDTLAMVGRFGKTGLDYLQSAASSLPLHVFFMVSRTSLAPELEELGYPTGASLSAEELADALGDDQVLGTVESLPWRKLLAGDPNLMASMELLLRSGPGTRGISPEPGPTRSRHLQLLVSLTATKPCPRRKRWTACGQVSM; this is encoded by the coding sequence ATGGCAGTGGCTGGCGGACACAGGGAAGCGGATCTGTATATCCACAACTGTCGCGTCCTCAATATCTATTCCGGAGAGATCCTTGCCGATGTGGGGGTGGCTATCGCCGGAGGGCGGATTGCCTATGTGGGCACCTCCCGGGGCATGGTCGGCGCCGGCACGGAAATGATTGATGCGGAGGACGGCCTACTCGTGCCAGGGTATGTGGAACCCCACTCCCACTTCGACCTGATCGTCTCCCTCGGACGCATGGCCGAAGCGGTCCTCCCCCTCGGGACAACAACCGTTGTCAACGACACCCTCGCCATGGTGGGGCGCTTCGGAAAAACAGGACTCGACTATCTCCAGTCGGCAGCCTCATCTCTCCCCCTGCACGTCTTCTTCATGGTTTCCCGCACCAGCCTTGCACCGGAACTTGAAGAACTGGGGTATCCCACCGGCGCCAGTCTCAGCGCTGAGGAACTTGCAGACGCCCTCGGCGATGACCAGGTCCTGGGGACCGTAGAATCTCTTCCCTGGCGCAAGCTTCTGGCCGGCGACCCGAACCTCATGGCAAGCATGGAACTGTTACTCAGGAGCGGCCCAGGCACCAGGGGCATTTCCCCGGAGCCCGGGCCGACCAGATCCAGGCACTTGCAGCTGCTGGTTTCACTGACTGCCACGAAGCCCTGTCCGCGGAGGAAGCGCTGGACCGCCTGCGGGCAGGTCTCTATGTAA
- a CDS encoding adenine deaminase C-terminal domain-containing protein — protein MRHGPARPDLPALARLVHREEVDRSRLMFTTDWVPQAALVQTGHLNHVIATALELGISPIDAYRMATLNPARYLGIEDDVGAIAPRRYADILCLATLQEPLPRWVMASGRVVARNGLTVDGWDGERAEPKLPPYQPPVQETHVTDFRMATNRRGNVIVPTVELVDKTVTRRRDLHMAVRDGVVTPETRREVILKMAMPKPEGGFAVGFLVGMGAHLGGFSTSVASDPYHTLVIGSNDHDMATAYNRMVGNGGGIVAVQQGQIAAELPLPMGGFISTAPVPDIAADIELLNRWAQELGCPWDDIFLIQRYFTYIGVPFFRMPPWGIYDVKERAFLPPVLD, from the coding sequence CTGCGCCACGGCCCCGCACGTCCTGACCTCCCTGCTTTGGCCCGACTCGTCCATCGTGAAGAGGTGGACCGCTCACGGCTGATGTTCACCACGGACTGGGTGCCGCAGGCCGCTCTCGTGCAAACCGGACACCTGAACCATGTCATCGCCACTGCCCTGGAACTGGGGATATCACCCATTGATGCCTATCGCATGGCAACCCTTAACCCGGCCCGCTACCTGGGGATCGAGGATGATGTGGGGGCCATCGCTCCAAGAAGATATGCGGACATCCTCTGCCTCGCCACCCTCCAGGAACCGCTACCACGCTGGGTGATGGCCTCAGGCCGCGTAGTGGCAAGGAATGGCCTGACCGTGGATGGATGGGACGGGGAGCGAGCGGAACCGAAACTCCCCCCCTATCAGCCGCCGGTTCAGGAGACACACGTCACCGACTTTCGCATGGCCACCAATCGAAGAGGAAATGTGATCGTGCCTACCGTCGAACTGGTCGACAAAACCGTGACCAGGCGCCGGGACCTGCATATGGCAGTGAGAGATGGGGTGGTTACGCCCGAAACCAGACGAGAAGTGATCCTTAAGATGGCCATGCCCAAACCGGAAGGGGGTTTCGCTGTCGGTTTTCTAGTGGGGATGGGCGCTCATCTCGGAGGCTTCAGCACCTCGGTGGCCTCAGACCCCTACCACACCCTGGTTATCGGCAGCAACGACCACGACATGGCCACGGCATACAACCGCATGGTTGGCAACGGTGGGGGGATTGTGGCCGTGCAGCAAGGCCAGATTGCGGCTGAACTCCCACTCCCTATGGGGGGATTCATATCCACGGCCCCTGTCCCCGATATCGCCGCGGACATCGAGCTCCTGAACCGCTGGGCCCAGGAGCTCGGGTGCCCATGGGACGACATCTTCCTCATTCAGCGCTACTTCACCTACATTGGCGTCCCTTTTTTCCGCATGCCCCCCTGGGGGATCTACGACGTGAAGGAACGGGCCTTTCTGCCACCGGTGCTTGACTGA